A DNA window from Drosophila biarmipes strain raj3 chromosome 2R, RU_DBia_V1.1, whole genome shotgun sequence contains the following coding sequences:
- the LOC127010990 gene encoding uncharacterized protein LOC127010990 produces the protein MSWATTKQRQKCSNCSSGSDNNNRSSSDNSNNCAPSNKINSASDFL, from the coding sequence ATGAGCTGGGCAACAACAAAGCAAAGGCAGAAATGTTCCAACTGTAGCAGcggcagcgacaacaacaaccggagcagcagcgacaacagcaacaactgtGCGCCTAGCAACAAGATAAATTCGGCGAGCGATTTCCTTTGA
- the LOC108036556 gene encoding serine-rich adhesin for platelets isoform X1: MPNVDEQRVKATKRAETDLTEEKVDSQAEGEGDPKEESEEASGKIKGRSRFSAALRSLSKSKTKRERELDKSADRETRSAEEEAQETPGELEDVASSISTDSGALGKTKKKSLTRRLLLGGLRKTGKASTKARPHSLATSDDLSVEHLEAGTPPLPSPPGSPSSASSSTLQITISGKKVEPATPTKKSGKSRPKSDTDYPTPAAGEEKKQRKKTTTTTVTTRDTSSSTRTTKLVVAKKKPQSPERGETSTTAPLITTTESSRDTPPRERAPAKPSRVQSASGTGAVRKSQSSSGSSRKLELMQQQQQRGHRLNARPLAEPASTEPQPSGPESQDPSTPESPPAADDGISSAESAQTIANPPPVVRFAVGSAVRSPLSAYEAALAAAASQQPNSNSSDSSLRRLSFAQQQLILGDHDSIEGRRETLRYQSVASEYSNQDSGSEDESEEQAEATEPESAKPMPAFGDLTMDQEMEPAIMTSTSDKREHLYKILVIGELGTGKTSFIKRYVHQFFSQNYRATIGVDFALKVLQWDANTIVRLQLWDIAGQERFGNMTRVYYKEAVGAFIVFDVTRSGTFDCVSKWKEDLDSKVQLPDGSPIPCILLANKCDQEKQGIVTQPEKMDEYVRENGFAGWFETSAKENINIDEAARALVNKILINDKLISADLADGDKFNLSSGDATGSDAKNKCSC, from the exons ATGCCCAACGTGGACGAGCAGCGGGTAAAAGCCACAAAGCGAGCCGAAACGGATTTAACAGAGGAGAAGGTTGATAGCCAGGCGGAGGGTGAGGGAGATCCCAAAGAGGAGTCGGAGGAGGCCAGCGGCAAGATCAAGGGCCGTTCCCGATTCTCTGCGGCTCTGCGAAGCCTCTCCAAGTCGAAAACCAAAAGGGAAAGGGAGCTGGACAAAAGCGCCGACAGGGAGACGAGAAgcgcggaggaggaggcgcaGGAAACCCCCGGCGAGCTGGAAGACGTGGCCAGCTCCATATCCACAGACAGCGGAGCCCTCGGGAAGACCAAGAAGAAGAGCCTGACGCGCCGCCTGCTTCTGGGTGGCCTCAGAAAGACCGGGAAAGCCTCTACAAAGGCGCGACCCCACAGCCTGGCCACCAGCGACGACCTCAGCGTGGAGCACCTGGAGGCCGGGACCCCACCGCTGCCATCGCCACCCGGTTCACCCTCctccgccagcagcagcaccctGCAGATCACCATCAGTGGGAAGAAGGTGGAGCCTGCGACACCCACCAAGAAGAGCGGCAAGAGCAGGCCCAAGAGCGACACGGATTACCCGACACCCGCCGCCGGCGAGGAGAAGAAGCAGAGGAAGAAAACCACTACCACCACGGTGACCACGAGAGATACGAGCAGCAGCACCCGCACCACCAAGCTGGTGGTGGCCAAGAAGAAGCCCCAGAGCCCAGAGAGAGGAGAGACGTCGACAACAGCGCCCCTTATCACCACCACCGAGAGCTCGCGAGATACGCCGCCCAGAGAGCGGGCGCCAGCGAAACCGAGTCGCGTTCAGTCTGCCAGCGGCACCGGAGCTGTTCGCAAGTCCCAATCCTCGAGCGGATCCAGCAGGAAGCTGGAAttgatgcagcagcagcagcagcgcggCCACCGCCTCAACGCCAGACCACTGGCTGAACCAGCGAGTACGGAACCCCAGCCATCCGGGCCAGAGTCCCAGGACCCATCCACACCCGAATCCCCGCCAGCCGCAGACGACGGCATCTCCTCGGCGGAAAGTGCCCAGACCATTGCCAATCCCCCGCCCGTAGTCCGCTTTGCCGTGGGCAGTGCCGTGCGGAGTCCTCTAAGTGCCTACGAAGCCGCcttggccgccgccgccagtCAACAGCCCAATTCGAACTCGAGTGACTCCAGTCTCCGGCGACTCAGCTtcgcccagcagcagctcaTTCTCGGCGACCACGACAGCATCGAGGGCAGGCGGGAAACGCTGCGCTATCAGTCGGTGGCCAGTGAATATTCCAACCAGGACTCGGGCTCGGAGGACGAGAGCGAGGAGCAGGCGGAGGCCACGGAGCCAGAGAGCGCCAAGCCCATGCCGGCCTTCGGTGACCTGACCATGGATCAGGAAATGGAACCG GCCATAATGACGTCCACCAGCGATAAACGCGAGCATCTGTACAAGATTCTAGTCATTGGCGAACTGGGCACCGGCAAGACATCCTTCATCAAGCGCTATGTCCACCAGTTCTTCAGCCAGAACTACAGGGCCACCATCGGCGTGGACTTCGCCCTGAAGGTGCTCCAGTGGGACGCCAATACGATAGTGCGCCTGCAGCTGTGGGATATCGCTGGTCAGGAGAGGTTTGGAAACATGACCAGGGTCTACTACAAGGAGGCGGTTGGGGCGTTTATCGTATTCGATGTGACGCGCAGCGGGACCTTCGATTGCGTGAGCAAGTGGAAGGAGGACCTGGACTCCAAGGTGCAGCTGCCGGATGGCAGTCCCATTCCGTGCATCCTGCTGGCCAATAAA TGCGACCAGGAAAAGCAGGGCATTGTAACGCAGCCGGAGAAGATGGATGAGTACGTGAGGGAGAACGGATTTGCCGGCTGGTTTGAGACGTCCGCCAAGGAGAACATCAACATCGACGAGGCAGCCCGCGCCCTCGTGAATAAG ATACTCATCAACGATAAGCTGATATCCGCCGATCTGGCCGATGGCGACAAGTTCAACCTGAGCTCCGGCGATGCAACCGGCTCGGATGCCAAGAACAAGTGTTCCTGCTGA
- the LOC108036556 gene encoding ras-related protein Rab-32 isoform X2, with translation MATGVIRSSVVSTSAGRRNICDCLAQESVALGKTLPKSQSADQLPDLTCACLRCQYLAKELQDSQKELPVEHRHRPQSTGLGSLGALSAKESPIFVRRQIWFPPSEPPLSSSQFSLRSAAPAYAESQPELDLGAVEALQLEPAMPVGTNRTHMDINRNNGYLHNGAIMTSTSDKREHLYKILVIGELGTGKTSFIKRYVHQFFSQNYRATIGVDFALKVLQWDANTIVRLQLWDIAGQERFGNMTRVYYKEAVGAFIVFDVTRSGTFDCVSKWKEDLDSKVQLPDGSPIPCILLANKCDQEKQGIVTQPEKMDEYVRENGFAGWFETSAKENINIDEAARALVNKILINDKLISADLADGDKFNLSSGDATGSDAKNKCSC, from the exons ATGGCAACCGGCGTCATCCGGAGCAGCGTTGTCTCGACCTCCGCCGGACGACGGAACATCTGCGACTGCCTGGCCCAGGAGTCGGTGGCTCTGGGAAAGACCCTACCGAAATCCCAGTCTGCCGATCAGCTGCCGGACCTCACCTGCGCCTGCCTGCGCTGCCAGTACCTTGCGAAGGAGCTCCAGGACTCGCAGAAGGAGCTGCCCGTGGAGCACAGGCACCGACCGCAGAGCACAGGCCTTGGCTCTCTGGGCGCCCTCAGCGCCAAGGAATCACCCATTTTCGTGCGTCGCCAGATCTGGTTTCCGCCCTCTGAGCCACCCCTCAGCTCCTCGCAGTTCTCGCTCCGGAGTGCCGCTCCCGCCTACGCCGAATCCCAGCCGGAGTTGGACCTCGGCGCCGTAGAGGCGCTGCAGCTGGAGCCGGCCATGCCCGTGGGAACCAATCGGACCCACATGGACATCAACCGGAACAACGGATACCTGCACAACGGA GCCATAATGACGTCCACCAGCGATAAACGCGAGCATCTGTACAAGATTCTAGTCATTGGCGAACTGGGCACCGGCAAGACATCCTTCATCAAGCGCTATGTCCACCAGTTCTTCAGCCAGAACTACAGGGCCACCATCGGCGTGGACTTCGCCCTGAAGGTGCTCCAGTGGGACGCCAATACGATAGTGCGCCTGCAGCTGTGGGATATCGCTGGTCAGGAGAGGTTTGGAAACATGACCAGGGTCTACTACAAGGAGGCGGTTGGGGCGTTTATCGTATTCGATGTGACGCGCAGCGGGACCTTCGATTGCGTGAGCAAGTGGAAGGAGGACCTGGACTCCAAGGTGCAGCTGCCGGATGGCAGTCCCATTCCGTGCATCCTGCTGGCCAATAAA TGCGACCAGGAAAAGCAGGGCATTGTAACGCAGCCGGAGAAGATGGATGAGTACGTGAGGGAGAACGGATTTGCCGGCTGGTTTGAGACGTCCGCCAAGGAGAACATCAACATCGACGAGGCAGCCCGCGCCCTCGTGAATAAG ATACTCATCAACGATAAGCTGATATCCGCCGATCTGGCCGATGGCGACAAGTTCAACCTGAGCTCCGGCGATGCAACCGGCTCGGATGCCAAGAACAAGTGTTCCTGCTGA
- the LOC108036650 gene encoding V-type proton ATPase subunit S1, protein MLWKSLIALCVIGAALAEQTPVFLWGANSVAKPSLKTVPQAEFAEQLAALLEDHMVVAFEENGLSNKDFLCSNSQSQSCYAQLQGVSPKTYYTSVENPSEALRSVAAKREHNSIDASGKLSTPAKCSVGTALFVSFEDATESRESSLESHDAAIAAISKQFDCKVAYLYLAAPSTAPVVQRRSRRETAATSGGTIWHAGNQFQIFYTDLLYNGNKVDVTGIKVTNSSTPATKFSVELATSDPTKPITFDVTYNGGYFTVSNLAYDGSNFRSSDVNAPTTFSYSCGNLTLDSTAVDNRYNTLSFKSLQLQAPFDATYKDNFAFGDSWDCVGFVTPGILMGLFVVALLLVIMFVGVCWMMDINTMDRFDDPKGKTITINAAAE, encoded by the exons ATGTTGTGGAAATCGCTGATTGCGTTGTGCGTCATTGGGGCCGCCTTGGCGGAGCAAACGCCCGTCTTTCTGTGGGGAGCCAACAG TGTGGCGAAGCCCTCCCTGAAGACGGTGCCCCAGGCGGAGTTCGCCGAGCAGTTGGCTGCGCTGCTGGAAGATCACATGGTCGTGGCCTTCGAGGAAAATGGC CTGAGCAACAAGGACTTCCTGTGCTCCAactcgcagtcgcagtccTGCTACGCCCAGCTGCAGGGAGTGAGCCCCAAGACCTACTACACCAGCGTGGAGAACCCCTCGGAGGCCTTGCGTTCCGTGGCCGCCAAGCGGGAGCACAACTCCATTGATGCCAGCGGCAAGCTGTCCACGCCGGCCAAGTGCTCTGTGGGCACGGCCCTCTTCGTGAGCTTCGAGGACGCCACCGAGAGCCGCGAGTCCAGCCTGGAGTCACATG ACGCCGCCATCGCCGCTATCAGCAAGCAGTTCGATTGCAAGGTGGCATATCTCTACCTGGCCGCTCCCTCCACCGCCCCCGTGGTGCAGCGTCGCAGCCGCCGTGAAACGGCCGCCACCAGCGGTGGAACCATTTGGCACGCTGGCAACCAGTTTCAGATCTTCTACACCGACCTGCTCTACAACGGCAACAAAGTCGATGTCACCGGTATTAAGGTCACCAACTCCTCCACTCCCGCTACCAAGTTCTCCGTTGAGCTGGCCACTAGTGACCCCACCAAGCCAATCACCTTTGACGTTACTTATAATGGTGGCTACTTTACCGTGAGCAACCTGGCCTACGACGGCAGCAACTTCCGATCCAGCGACGTGAACGCCCCCACCACGTTCTCCTACTCGTGCGGCAACCTCACCCTCGACTCAACGGCCGTGGATAACAGGTACAACACCCTGAGCTTCAAGTCCCTGCAGCTGCAGGCTCCCTTCGATGCTACCTACAAGGATAACTTTGCCTTCGGCGATTCCTGGGACTGCGTGGGCTTCGTGACGCCCGGCATCCTGATGGGTCTGTTCGTGGTCGCTCTGCTACTGGTCATCATGTTCGTCGGCGTCTGCTGGATGATGGACATCAACACGATGGACCGCTTCGACGATCCCAAGGGCAAGACCATCACCATCAACGCCGCCGCCGAATAA
- the LOC108036258 gene encoding homeobox protein unplugged, which yields MERPALLQNGELGGNLDSNAATRLASKPFPKPFSIESLIANQTPAHAAAPPSPPEERDQEQEPEQEQELSARAMVASSALGLTQFPLYNPWLHGYFAQNHERLTHLIAGGCYLPSNPASHPVAQQAQPQVQPPPHPPAPPPPHALEKQLPANLPHPLDTRFLPFNPAAAAGVAPTDLSYRRLAELMNQDYVHSLSVHARLQHMAAAGRMQEEQPHHGAGQLQEPSPPQAHSSPAKSGSHSPAEPTLDVGMDEDFECSGDSCSDISLTMSPRNYNGEMDKSRNGAYTNSDSEDCSDDEGAHSRHEGGGMGGKDSQGHGSSSSSKSRRRRTAFTSEQLLELEREFHAKKYLSLTERSQIATSLKLSEVQVKIWFQNRRAKWKRVKAGLTSHGLGRNGSTSGTKIVVPIPVHVNRFAVRSQHQQLEKMCLSGPKPDLRKKLSAEAIGGFEKFSGATNAPPPPSGGAVGLGVGVGLGVSTPLSLARSIY from the exons ATGGAACGGCCGGCCCTGCTGCAGAATGGAGAGCTGGGTGGCAACCTGGATAGCAACGCCGCCACCCGACTGGCCAGCAAGCCCTTTCCCAAGCCCTTCTCGATCGAGAGTCTGATTGCCAACCAAACACCTGCCCATGCTGCCGCTCCACCTTCGCCGCCCGAGGAGCGCgatcaggagcaggagccggaacaggagcaggagctgagTGCCCGCGCCATGGTGGCCAGCTCCGCCCTGGGGCTCACCCAGTTCCCGCTCTACAATCCCTGGCTGCACGGCTACTTCGCCCAGAACCACGAGAGATTAACGCATTTAATTGCCGGCGGCTGCTACCTGCCCTCCAATCCAGCTAGTCATCCGGTGGCGCAGCAGGCACAGCCACAGGTGCAACCACCGCCACATccgccagcaccaccaccaccacatgCCTTGGAGAAGCAGCTTCCAGCCAACTTGCCGCATCCGCTGGATACGCGTTTCCTGCCCTTCAATCCCGCCGCCGCTGCAGGAGTTGCGCCCACGGATCTCAGCTACCGGCGCCTAGCCGAGCTCATGAACCAGGACTACGTACACAGCCTGAGCGTCCATGCCCGGCTGCAGCACATGGCCGCCGCCGGCAGGatgcaggaggagcagccgcACCACGGGGCGGGGCAGCTCCAGGAGCCGTCGCCCCCGCAGGCCCACTCCTCGCCAGCCAAGTCCGGCAGCCACAGCCCCGCGGAGCCCACCCTGGACGTGGGCATGGACGAGGACTTCGAGTGCAGCGGCGACTCCTGCAGCGACATCAGCCTGACCATGTCCCCCAGGAACTACAACGGAGAGATGGACAAGAGCCGCAATGGAG CCTATACCAATTCGGACAGCGAGGATTGCAGTGATGACGAGGGTGCTCATTCTCGGCATGAAGGTGGCGGAATGGGCGGCAAGGACTCGCAGGGCCATGGCTCCAGTTCCAGCTCCAAGTCCCGTCGCCGGCGCACAGCCTTCACTTCGGAGCAGTTGCTGGAACTCGAGCGGGAGTTCCACGCCAAGAAGTATCTCAGTCTCACGGAGCGGAGTCAAATAGCCACCAGTTTAAAGCTCAGTGAGGTTCAG GTAAAAATCTGGTTCCAAAACCGACGCGCCAAGTGGAAAAGGGTGAAGGCGGGACTCACCTCCCACGGATTGGGCCGGAATGGAAGCACCAGTGGCACCAAGATTGTGGTGCCCATCCCGGTGCACGTGAACCGCTTCGCCGTGCGGTcccagcaccagcagctgGAGAAGATGTGCCTCAGCGGACCGAAGCCGGATCTGCGCAAGAAGCTGTCGGCGGAGGCGATTGGAGGATTCGAGAAGTTCAGTGGTGCCACCAACGCCCCGCCACCGCCATCAGGAGGAGCTGTGGGCCTGGGAGTGGGAGTTGGCTTGGGAGTGTCCACACCCCTCTCCCTGGCCAGGAGCATCTACTGA
- the LOC108036651 gene encoding N-acetylglucosamine-1-phosphotransferase subunits alpha/beta — MRLRRRWPRRMRRVIEQLRLKSRRKLQLLLGFGGLCLVIWLGVSYLFASENDSSGHSSSSCSAIDAVYTWVNGSDPQFIEDIRRFDLKYDPSRFDDKNELRYSLRSLEKHANWIRHVYIVTNGQIPNWLDLSYERVTVVPHEVLAPDPAQLPTFSSSAIETFLHRIPKLSKRFLYLNDDIFLGAPLYPEDLYTEAEGVRVYQAWMVPDCALDCPWTYIGDGACDRHCNIDACQFDGGDCSETESADGAHALPQSQEVLEVEPVAAPKTPVHRFPHVGLQKLFKSSSANFKDVMRHRNVSTLKELRRIVERFNRAKLMSLNPEVEATSSEPPTTQRNTAPSEEFQSSTNVYSHSLIATNMLLNRVYGFKARHVLAHVGFLIDKDIMEDMQQRFRHQVQSTARQRFRSATDLQYAFAYYSFLMSETQVKGVEEIFDEFDTDGSATWSDREVRTFLTRIYPPPLDWSAMRYFEEVIHNCTRSLGVNIKADTVEHSTLVYERYEDSNLPTITRNLVVRCSLLAEALAANFAVRPKYHFHVSPKRISHSNFMMLSSNLTDVVESLDRLRRNPRKFNCINDNMDASRREDNAMVRHLLEDFYLSFFPRRSKFELPPQFRNRYASWRDYQRWKRRKRAVLVIGYGVSLLLVIFLLRFMCHHKAKFVRRCVQRL; from the exons ATGCGCCTGCGTCGCCGCTGGCCGCGAAGGATGCGGCGTGTCATCGAACAATTGCGACTGAAGTCCCGCAGGAAGCTGCAGCTGCTCTTGG GGTTCGGAGGACTATGCCTGGTAATTTGGTTGGGTGTCAGCTATCTCTTCGCCTCAGAAAACGACAGCAGCGGTCACTCTAGCAGCTCGTGCAGCGCCATTGATGCTGTTTACACTTGGGTCAACGGCTCGGATCCCCAATTCATTGAGGACATCCGGCGATTCGACTTAAAATACGATCCCTCGCGGTTCGATGACAAGAACGAGCTGCGCTACTCCCTGCGATCGCTGGAAAAGCACGCCAATTGGATCCGGCACGTCTACATAGTGACCAATGGTCAGATTCCCAATTGGCTGGATCTCAGCTACGAAAGGGTCACGGTGGTGCCACACGAAGTGCTGGCCCCCGATCCCGCCCAGCTGCCCACCTTCTCCAGCTCGGCCATCGAGACATTCCTGCATCGCATACCAAAGCTGTCCAAGAGGTTTCTCTACCTCAACGACGACATATTCCTGGGCGCACCGCTCTATCCAGAGGATCTGTACACCGAGGCGGAGGGAGTACGCGTGTACCAGGCCTGGATGGTACCCGATTGCGCCTTGGACTGCCCGTGGACCTACATCGGAGATGGAGCCTGCGATCGGCACTGCAACATCGATGCCTGCCAGTTTGATGGAGGAGATTGTAGCGAAACGGAGTCAGCAGACGGGGCCCATGCCTTGCCGCAAAGCCAGGAGGTGCTCGAAGTAGAACCGGTTGCTGCACCAAAAACTCCTGTCCATCGCTTCCCCCACGTGGGCCTTCAGAAGCTGTTCAAGAGCAGCTCGGCCAACTTCAAGGATGTTATGCGCCACCGTAATGTGTCCACTCTCAAAGAACTCCGCCGGATCGTGGAGCGCTTTAACAGGGCCAAACTGATGTCGCTGAATCCCGAAGTGGAAGCGACTAGCTCCGAGCCACCAACTACCCAACGGAATACAGCTCCCAGCGAGGAATTCCAATCATCTACCAACGTCTACTCTCACTCGCTAATTGCCACCAATATGTTGCTTAATCGAGTCTATGGCTTCAAGGCACGTCATGTCCTGGCGCACGTGGGCTTCCTGATCGACAAGGATATTATGGAGGACATGCAGCAACGTTTCCGCCACCAAGTTCAGAGCACTGCCCGTCAGCGCTTTCGATCCGCCACAGATCTGCAGTACGCCTTTGCTTACTACTCCTTTCTAATGAGCGAAACACAGGTGAAGGGTGTGGAGGAGATATTCGATGAGTTCGACACCGATGGCTCGGCCACCTGGTCGGATAGGGAGGTGCGCACTTTCCTCACACGCATTTATCCGCCGCCACTGGACTGGTCAGCCATGCGCTACTTCGAGGAGGTAATCCACAATTGCACTAGGAGTCTGGGCGTGAATATAAAAGCTGATACAGTCGAGCACTCTACCCTGGTCTACGAGCGATACGAGGATTCCAATTTG CCCACCATCACAAGGAATTTGGTAGTGCGATGTTCACTTCTGGCTGAAGCTTTGGCGGCTAACTTTGCTGTGCGACCCAAATATCACTTCCATGTCAGCCCCAAGCGAATTTCGCACAGCAACTTCATGATGCTCTCCTCGAACCTAACTGATGTGGTGGAATCCCTAGACCGTTTGCGCCGGAATCCGCGGAAGTTCAACTGCATCAATGACAACATGGACGCTAGTAGGCGGGAAGACAACGCGATGGTTCGCCACCTACTGGAGGATTTCTACCTGTCCTTTTTCCCGCGACGCAGCAAGTTCGAGCTGCCACCGCAATTCCGCAATCGGTACGCATCCTGGCGGGACTATCAGCGCTGGAAGCGAAGGAAGCGCGCCGTCCTGGTGATCGGGTACGGAGTGAGTCTACTCCTGGTCATCTTTCTGCTGCGCTTTATGTGCCACCACAAGGCCAAGTTTGTGAGGCGCTGTGTGCAGCGCTTGTAG
- the LOC108036588 gene encoding mitochondrial folate transporter/carrier, translating into MNSIKAQSTGSPKKFNVFAHVKYEHMVAGVSGGVASTLILHPLDLIKIRFAVNDGRTATVPQYRGLGSAFTTIFRQEGFRGLYKGVTPNVWGSGSSWGLYFMFYNTIKTFIQGGNTTMPLGPAMHMLAAAESGALTLLLTNPIWVVKTRLCLQCDAASSAEYRGMIHALGQIYKEEGVRGLYRGFVPGMLGVSHGAIQFMTYEEMKNAYNEYRKLPIDTKLATTEYLAFAAISKLIAAAATYPYQVVRARLQDHHHRYNGTWDCIKQTWSFEGYRGFYKGLQASLTRVVPACMVTFLVYENVSHFLLAKRKRIQAEKDAASV; encoded by the exons ATGAATTCGATCAAAGCCCAGTCGACGGGCAGCCCCAAGAAATTCAACGTATTCGCCCACGTCAAGTACGAGCATATGGTGGCCGGAGTTTCCGGCGGAGTGGCCTCCACACTCATCCTACACCCCCTGGATCTGATCAAGATTCGGTTCGCAG TCAATGATGGCCGCACAGCGACCGTGCCGCAATACCGGGGATTGGGCAGCGCCTTCACCACCATTTTCCGGCAGGAGGGCTTCCGTGGTCTCTACAAGGGCGTCACCCCCAATGTCTGGGGATCCGGTTCCTCCTGGGGCCTGTACTTCATGTT CTACAACACCATCAAGACGTTCATCCAGGGAGGCAACACCACTATGCCACTGGGCCCTGCCATGCACATGCTGGCCGCTGCGGAATCCGGAGCACTCACCCTGCTGCTGACCAACCCTATCTGGGTGGTGAAGACGCGCCTGTGCCTGCAGTGCGATGCCGCAAGCAGTGCCGAGTACCGGGGCATGATCCATGCCCTGGGCCAGATCTACAAGGAGGAGGGAGTGCGGGGCCTGTACCGCGGCTTTGTGCCCGGCATGCTGGGCGTCTCCCACGGAGCCATCCAGTTCATGACCTACGAGGAGATGAAGAACGCCTACAACGAGTACCGCAAGCTCCCCATCGACACGAAGCTG GCCACCACCGAGTACTTGGCCTTCGCGGCCATCTCCAAGCTGATCGCGGCGGCGGCCACCTACCCGTACCAAGTGGTGCGGGCGAGGCTGCAGGACCACCACCATCGCTACAACGGCACCTGGGACTGCATCAAACAGACTTGGAG CTTCGAGGGCTACAGAGGCTTCTACAAGGGTCTCCAGGCGAGTCTGACGCGCGTGGTGCCCGCCTGCATGGTCACCTTCCTGGTGTACGAGAACGTCTCGCATTTCCTGCTGGCCAAGAGAAAGAGGATCCAGGCCGAGAAGGATGCTGCGAGCGTGTGA